In Streptomyces sp. 840.1, one DNA window encodes the following:
- a CDS encoding beta-N-acetylhexosaminidase — MDMELIPAPVRAGDRGRCGFVLDPATAITAGPGTETTERWLRATLGAAFGLSLAPSAEGAEQSVRLLTDPALEPEEYRLTTLPGNSVAITGGSPAGVFWGAQTLRQLLGPQAFRRAPVGEGALPGFGFTDIEDGPRFPWRGMMLDVARHFMPKTDVLRYLDLLAAHKLNVFHFHLTDDQGWRVEIKRYPRLTETASWRSRTKHGHRASELWDETPHGGFYTQDDIREIVAYAAARHIRVVPEIDIPGHSQATITAYPELGNTDVIDTGSLSVWGDWGVSPNVLAPTEQALRFFEGVFEEVLELFPAATSPFIHVGGDECPKDQWKASPAAQARIKELGLADEDELQSWFIRHFDGWLTARGRRLIGWDEILEGGLAEGAAVSSWRGYAGGITAAEAGHDVVMCPEQQVYLDHRQHGGPDEPMPIGYVRTLEDVYRFEPVPPGLSDEAARHVLGTQANVWTEVMQNRARVDYQVFPRLAAFAEVAWSALPPSAERDFADFERRMAAHYARLDALGVDYRPAGGPLPWQRRPGILGRPLEGAPPNK; from the coding sequence ATGGACATGGAACTGATCCCGGCACCCGTGCGCGCCGGCGACCGGGGCAGGTGCGGATTCGTCCTGGATCCGGCCACCGCCATCACGGCGGGCCCCGGCACCGAGACCACCGAACGCTGGCTGCGCGCCACCCTCGGCGCCGCCTTCGGCCTGTCCCTCGCGCCCAGCGCCGAGGGCGCCGAGCAGTCCGTCCGGCTGCTGACCGACCCGGCCCTGGAGCCCGAGGAGTACCGGCTGACCACCCTGCCGGGCAACAGCGTCGCCATCACCGGCGGCAGCCCCGCCGGGGTCTTCTGGGGCGCCCAGACGCTGCGTCAGCTGCTGGGCCCGCAGGCGTTCCGCCGGGCGCCCGTCGGCGAGGGAGCCCTGCCCGGCTTCGGGTTCACCGACATCGAGGACGGCCCGCGCTTCCCGTGGCGCGGCATGATGCTCGACGTGGCACGGCACTTCATGCCCAAGACCGACGTCCTGCGCTACCTTGACCTCCTCGCCGCGCACAAGCTGAACGTCTTCCACTTCCACCTCACCGACGACCAGGGCTGGCGCGTCGAGATCAAGCGCTACCCGCGCCTGACCGAGACCGCCTCCTGGCGCTCGCGCACCAAGCACGGGCACCGGGCCTCCGAACTCTGGGACGAGACCCCGCACGGCGGCTTCTACACCCAGGACGACATCCGCGAGATCGTGGCGTACGCCGCGGCCCGGCACATCCGGGTCGTCCCCGAGATCGACATCCCGGGCCACTCGCAGGCGACCATCACCGCCTACCCGGAGCTCGGCAACACCGACGTCATCGACACCGGGTCCCTCTCCGTCTGGGGCGACTGGGGAGTCAGCCCGAACGTGCTCGCCCCCACGGAGCAGGCCCTGCGCTTCTTCGAGGGCGTCTTCGAGGAGGTACTCGAACTCTTCCCGGCCGCCACCTCGCCGTTCATCCACGTCGGCGGCGACGAGTGCCCCAAGGACCAGTGGAAGGCGTCGCCCGCCGCCCAGGCCCGCATCAAGGAACTGGGCCTGGCCGACGAGGACGAGCTGCAGTCCTGGTTCATCCGGCACTTCGACGGCTGGCTCACCGCGCGGGGGCGCCGTCTCATCGGCTGGGACGAGATCCTGGAGGGCGGGCTCGCCGAGGGCGCGGCCGTCTCCTCGTGGCGCGGCTACGCGGGCGGCATCACCGCCGCCGAGGCCGGCCACGACGTCGTCATGTGCCCCGAGCAGCAGGTCTACCTGGACCACCGTCAGCACGGCGGCCCCGACGAGCCGATGCCGATCGGGTACGTCCGCACCCTGGAGGACGTCTACCGCTTCGAACCCGTGCCGCCGGGCCTCTCCGACGAGGCGGCCCGGCACGTCCTCGGCACCCAGGCCAACGTCTGGACCGAGGTCATGCAGAACCGGGCCCGGGTCGACTACCAGGTCTTCCCGCGCCTGGCCGCCTTCGCGGAGGTCGCCTGGTCGGCCCTGCCCCCCTCCGCGGAACGGGACTTCGCCGACTTCGAGCGCCGGATGGCCGCGCACTACGCGCGGCTGGACGCGCTGGGCGTCGACTACCGGCCGGCGGGCGGTCCGTTGCCGTGGCAGCGGCGGCCCGGCATCCTCGGCCGTCCGCTGGAGGGCGCGCCGCCGAACAAGTAG
- a CDS encoding xanthine dehydrogenase family protein subunit M, with amino-acid sequence MTTQAPQATQSVTLPASLDEAVAALGAMPAAVPVAGGTDLMSAVNKGLLRPSGLVGLGRISELRGWHYQDGHALLGAGLTHARMGRPDFAALIPALAASARAAGPPQIRNAGTLGGNIATAAPTGDALPVLAALEAELVIAGPDGARREIPVSHLLAGREMLEPAELIGFVRVPLLHAPQVFLKATGRTGPGRATASVAIVLDPARRGVRCAVGAIAPMPLRPLEAERWIASLIDWDGERGLAPDALAAFGEYVAAACIPDEPPPADGGEAPPLSPAVLHLRRTVAALARRALGRALS; translated from the coding sequence TTGACCACGCAAGCACCGCAGGCGACGCAGTCCGTCACGCTGCCCGCCTCGCTGGACGAGGCAGTGGCGGCACTGGGCGCCATGCCTGCCGCCGTCCCCGTGGCGGGCGGCACGGACCTGATGTCGGCCGTCAACAAGGGCCTCCTGCGCCCCTCGGGGCTGGTCGGCCTCGGCCGGATCAGTGAACTCCGCGGCTGGCACTACCAGGACGGCCACGCCCTCCTGGGCGCCGGTCTCACCCACGCCCGCATGGGGCGCCCCGACTTCGCCGCACTCATCCCGGCCCTGGCCGCCTCCGCGCGCGCCGCGGGGCCGCCCCAGATCCGCAACGCCGGGACGCTCGGCGGCAACATCGCCACCGCGGCCCCGACCGGTGACGCGCTGCCGGTCCTGGCCGCGCTGGAGGCCGAGCTGGTCATCGCGGGCCCGGACGGCGCCCGCCGCGAGATCCCGGTCTCGCACCTGCTGGCCGGCCGCGAGATGCTGGAGCCCGCCGAACTCATCGGTTTCGTCCGCGTCCCGCTGCTGCACGCCCCGCAGGTCTTCCTCAAGGCCACCGGGCGCACCGGCCCCGGCCGCGCCACCGCCTCCGTCGCGATCGTCCTCGACCCGGCCCGGCGCGGCGTGCGCTGCGCGGTCGGCGCCATCGCGCCGATGCCGCTGCGGCCGCTGGAGGCGGAACGCTGGATCGCCTCGCTGATCGACTGGGACGGCGAACGGGGCCTGGCGCCCGACGCGCTGGCCGCCTTCGGCGAGTACGTCGCCGCGGCGTGCATCCCGGACGAGCCACCGCCCGCCGACGGGGGAGAGGCGCCACCGCTGTCCCCCGCAGTACTGCACCTGCGGCGCACCGTCGCCGCGCTGGCCCGACGCGCGCTGGGGAGGGCACTGTCGTGA
- a CDS encoding 2Fe-2S iron-sulfur cluster-binding protein, whose protein sequence is MSNEDHTEQHGGWEPIPQSGDYDAEATAFVHLPPEDLANIPLAAPGQGYVPPMILPLTPAAGLDPAATGNWVVQTPSRQDRPDHGTDAEQPAPEAVHWPDPNQQQAPYGYPQTPYQPQPPGEQYPDRYREDRAETGQWNFAESAESAEPAGHTGQWQIPVADGDLPEESGEFSASALAAGWYADRTPPATLPGGAPAPWATREPEPGAGDSAPPQGTDHGTAPEAPDTAAAEDGPEDTHEVPPDASHQDASQPAGPDIPAVSDTPAVSDAPAVSDAPAMEHPGTAGPDAGPDAEPVAGPVAEEAPDTAATDDAATDPDATDADTAVGATDLGVTGLAPETGPDAPAPDTGPDPTDAAPAPRLDLPSEHPSASYALHVNGVDRPVTDAWIGESLLYVLRERLGLAGAKDGCSQGECGACNVQVDGRLVASCLVPAATAAGSEVRTVEGLAVDGEPSDVQRALADCGAVQCGFCIPGMAMTVHDLLEGNHAPSELETRQALCGNLCRCSGYRGVLDAVNEVIAGREAASAPAEHDAEQDGARIPHQAAPGAGSVQAHLQDGGMA, encoded by the coding sequence GTGAGCAACGAGGACCACACCGAACAGCACGGGGGATGGGAGCCGATCCCCCAGAGCGGCGACTACGACGCCGAGGCGACCGCCTTCGTCCACCTGCCGCCGGAGGACCTGGCGAACATCCCGCTGGCCGCCCCCGGCCAGGGCTACGTGCCGCCGATGATCCTCCCGCTGACCCCGGCCGCCGGGCTCGATCCCGCGGCCACCGGCAACTGGGTCGTGCAGACGCCGAGCCGGCAGGACCGGCCGGACCACGGCACCGACGCGGAGCAGCCCGCCCCCGAGGCGGTGCACTGGCCCGACCCGAACCAGCAGCAGGCGCCGTACGGATACCCGCAGACCCCGTACCAGCCGCAGCCGCCCGGGGAGCAGTACCCGGACCGGTACCGCGAGGACCGGGCCGAGACCGGCCAGTGGAACTTCGCAGAGTCCGCCGAGTCCGCGGAACCTGCCGGGCACACCGGCCAGTGGCAGATCCCGGTCGCCGACGGCGATCTCCCGGAGGAGTCCGGCGAGTTCTCGGCCTCCGCGCTTGCCGCCGGCTGGTACGCGGACCGGACCCCGCCGGCCACCCTGCCCGGTGGCGCGCCCGCCCCCTGGGCGACGCGCGAGCCGGAGCCCGGGGCCGGGGACAGCGCCCCGCCGCAGGGGACGGACCACGGCACGGCACCGGAAGCGCCGGACACCGCGGCGGCGGAGGACGGGCCCGAGGACACGCACGAGGTCCCGCCGGACGCATCCCACCAGGACGCCTCGCAGCCTGCCGGCCCCGACATCCCCGCCGTCTCCGACACTCCGGCCGTCTCCGACGCTCCCGCCGTTTCCGACGCGCCCGCCATGGAGCACCCCGGTACGGCCGGACCGGACGCCGGACCGGACGCCGAGCCGGTCGCCGGGCCGGTCGCCGAGGAGGCGCCGGACACCGCGGCCACGGACGATGCCGCGACGGACCCCGACGCGACGGACGCGGACACGGCCGTCGGCGCCACGGACCTCGGCGTCACCGGCCTCGCCCCGGAAACCGGTCCCGACGCACCCGCACCCGACACCGGCCCCGACCCCACCGACGCGGCTCCGGCCCCCCGGCTGGACCTGCCCAGCGAGCACCCCTCCGCCTCGTACGCGCTGCACGTGAACGGCGTCGACCGGCCCGTCACCGACGCCTGGATCGGCGAGTCGCTGCTCTACGTGCTGCGCGAGCGCCTCGGCCTCGCCGGGGCCAAGGACGGCTGCTCGCAGGGCGAGTGCGGTGCCTGCAACGTCCAGGTGGACGGCCGGCTCGTCGCCTCCTGCCTGGTCCCCGCGGCCACCGCGGCGGGCAGCGAGGTCCGTACCGTCGAGGGCCTGGCCGTCGACGGCGAACCGTCCGACGTCCAGCGGGCCCTGGCCGACTGCGGCGCCGTCCAGTGCGGCTTCTGCATCCCCGGAATGGCGATGACCGTCCATGACCTGCTGGAGGGCAACCACGCCCCCAGCGAACTGGAGACCCGCCAGGCGCTCTGCGGCAACCTCTGCCGCTGCTCCGGCTACCGGGGCGTGCTCGACGCCGTGAACGAGGTCATCGCGGGCCGCGAGGCGGCCTCCGCGCCCGCGGAGCACGACGCGGAACAGGACGGGGCCCGCATCCCGCACCAGGCAGCCCCCGGTGCGGGTAGTGTGCAGGCCCATCTGCAGGACGGAGGCATGGCGTGA
- a CDS encoding xanthine dehydrogenase family protein molybdopterin-binding subunit yields MSNDAATAAGATHTAISIPSLDGPDGPEGEQPMFGLGASLPPADARPKTEGTFPYAADLWAEGLLWAAVLRSPHPHARILSIDTSAALEMPGVRAVVTHEDVPGESSYGRRVVDRPVFASDLVRHHGEPIAAVAADHPDTARLAAAAIAVEYEVLEPVTDPEKAFAAEPLHPDGNLIRHIPLRYGDPEIVGEVIVEGLYRIGRQDPAPIGAEAGLAVPRPDGGVEIYTASTDPHTDRDLAAACFGLEPDRVKVVVTGVPGATGDREDPGFQLPLGLLALRTGCPVKLAATREESFLGHAHRHPTLLRYRHHADAEGRLVKVEAQILLDAGAYADDSSESLAAAVAFACGPYVVPHAFIEGWAVRTNNPPSGHVRGEGAMQVCAAYEGQMDKLAGKLGIDPAELRLRNALSTGDILPTGQTVTCPAPVTELLCSVRDFPLPSLPKDSPEDDWLLPGGPEGAGEPGAVRRGVGYALGMVHMLGAEGTDEVSTATVRVHDGVATVICAAVETGQGFSTLARQVVQETLGIEEVHVASVDTDQPPAGPATHGRHTWVSAGAVERAAKMVRTQLLQPLAHKFGMSTELLQIADGKITSYDGVLSTTVTEAMDGKELWATAQCRPHPTEPLDESGQGDAFVGLAFCAIRAVVDVDIELGSVRVVEMAVAQDVGRILNPSQLATRIEAGITQGIGTALTENLRTARGLIRHPDLTGYALPTSLDAPDIRIVRLIEERDVVAPFGAKPASAVPVVTSPAAVAAAVRSATGRPVNRLPIRPQAAVAATRS; encoded by the coding sequence GTGAGCAACGACGCAGCCACCGCGGCCGGCGCGACCCACACGGCGATCAGCATCCCCTCGCTGGACGGCCCCGACGGCCCCGAGGGCGAGCAGCCGATGTTCGGCCTCGGCGCCTCGCTGCCGCCGGCCGACGCCCGCCCCAAGACCGAGGGCACCTTCCCGTACGCCGCCGACCTGTGGGCCGAGGGACTGCTCTGGGCGGCGGTCCTCCGCTCCCCGCACCCCCATGCCCGCATCCTGTCGATCGACACCTCGGCCGCCCTCGAAATGCCGGGCGTGCGCGCGGTCGTCACCCACGAGGACGTCCCCGGCGAGAGCTCCTACGGACGCCGCGTCGTGGACCGCCCCGTCTTCGCCTCCGACCTGGTCCGCCACCACGGCGAGCCGATCGCCGCCGTCGCCGCCGACCACCCCGACACGGCCCGGCTGGCCGCCGCCGCCATCGCCGTCGAGTACGAGGTACTGGAACCGGTCACCGACCCGGAGAAGGCCTTCGCCGCCGAACCCCTGCACCCCGACGGCAACCTGATCCGCCACATCCCGCTGCGCTACGGCGACCCGGAGATCGTGGGCGAGGTCATCGTCGAGGGCCTGTACCGCATCGGCCGCCAGGACCCGGCGCCCATCGGCGCCGAGGCCGGGCTCGCCGTACCCCGCCCCGACGGCGGCGTCGAGATCTACACCGCCTCCACCGACCCGCACACCGACCGCGACCTCGCCGCCGCCTGCTTCGGCCTCGAACCGGACCGGGTGAAGGTCGTCGTGACCGGCGTCCCCGGCGCCACCGGCGACCGCGAGGACCCCGGATTCCAGCTCCCGCTGGGGCTGCTCGCCCTGCGCACCGGCTGCCCGGTCAAACTGGCCGCCACCCGCGAGGAGTCCTTCCTCGGCCACGCGCACCGCCACCCGACGCTGCTCCGCTACCGCCACCACGCGGACGCCGAGGGCCGCCTGGTGAAGGTCGAGGCGCAGATCCTCCTCGACGCGGGCGCGTACGCCGACGACTCGTCCGAGTCGCTGGCCGCCGCCGTCGCGTTCGCCTGCGGCCCCTACGTCGTCCCGCACGCCTTCATCGAGGGCTGGGCCGTCCGTACGAACAACCCGCCGTCCGGCCATGTCCGGGGCGAGGGCGCGATGCAGGTCTGTGCCGCGTACGAGGGCCAGATGGACAAGCTGGCCGGCAAGCTCGGCATCGACCCGGCCGAACTGCGGCTGCGCAACGCCCTGTCCACCGGCGACATCCTGCCCACCGGACAGACCGTGACCTGCCCGGCCCCCGTAACCGAACTCCTGTGCTCGGTGCGGGACTTCCCGCTGCCCTCGCTCCCCAAGGACTCCCCGGAGGACGACTGGCTGCTCCCGGGCGGCCCGGAGGGCGCGGGCGAACCCGGCGCGGTGCGGCGCGGGGTCGGCTACGCGCTGGGCATGGTCCACATGCTCGGCGCCGAGGGCACCGACGAGGTCTCCACCGCCACCGTCCGGGTCCACGACGGGGTCGCCACCGTCATCTGTGCCGCGGTCGAGACGGGGCAGGGCTTCTCCACGCTGGCCCGCCAGGTCGTCCAGGAGACCCTGGGCATCGAGGAGGTCCACGTGGCCTCCGTCGACACCGACCAGCCCCCTGCGGGACCGGCCACGCACGGCCGGCACACCTGGGTCTCCGCCGGAGCGGTCGAACGCGCGGCGAAGATGGTCCGCACCCAGCTGCTCCAGCCGCTGGCCCACAAGTTCGGCATGTCCACCGAACTGCTCCAGATCGCCGACGGCAAGATCACCAGCTACGACGGAGTGCTCTCCACGACCGTCACCGAGGCGATGGACGGCAAGGAACTCTGGGCCACCGCCCAGTGCCGCCCGCACCCCACCGAGCCGCTCGACGAGTCCGGCCAGGGCGACGCCTTCGTGGGCCTCGCCTTCTGCGCGATCCGTGCGGTCGTCGACGTCGACATCGAGCTCGGCTCGGTCCGCGTCGTGGAGATGGCCGTGGCCCAGGACGTCGGCCGGATCCTCAACCCGTCCCAGCTGGCGACCCGGATCGAGGCGGGCATCACCCAGGGCATCGGCACCGCCCTGACGGAGAACCTCCGCACCGCCCGCGGCCTGATCCGCCACCCCGACCTCACCGGCTACGCCCTGCCGACCTCCCTGGACGCGCCGGACATCCGCATCGTCAGACTCATCGAGGAACGCGACGTGGTGGCCCCGTTCGGCGCCAAGCCCGCCTCGGCGGTCCCCGTGGTGACCTCACCGGCGGCCGTGGCCGCCGCGGTCCGCTCGGCCACCGGCCGCCCCGTCAACCGCCTCCCGATCAGGCCCCAGGCAGCGGTGGCGGCGACCAGGTCCTGA
- a CDS encoding CdaR family transcriptional regulator, translating into MHISETERAADQGGPTLAQLLALIAAGTLDVVVAPLGTGVPVSDVVLHDPGEEGDEDAWAAAGLVLLAVGVEAASPEAVDVLRAADRAGAAAVVMRRGARGPRAALLEAAGRGRTALLTRRAGQGWTEVLGQLRTALVHSVPDRSGGAAGVDGLRLGDLSGLANTVADLVGGAITIEDPQSRVLAYSRMDHEPDPMRRLTILGQEVPRWRVVELRESGFFQALWNTDDVVRLPADERYAERLAVAVRHGSEVLGSIWAAADGRPLAEDAVAALRTAARAAVPHLSHHRTWGRAAAWAREGSVHALLAGSGQPAHDVGIVRGRPYAVMVAEAHDGPEPAPGDTGQRVQRVLDVLALRAAAYRPGCVTARSGQRLYVLVPASDGERDPARTLLATARSVPRGVVFAGAGPVVPDLAELPASRDAAELVVRVLRERAARLPPAGAGSAVASYEEVAAEAAVLRLLDRVEPLWEKTAGPVHAMLEHDRSHGACYGESVAAYLDAFGDTAAAARHLNVHPNTLRYRLRRARELFGVDLADPAVRLLAEIGLRLGPTRPRS; encoded by the coding sequence ATGCACATCTCCGAGACGGAACGCGCCGCCGACCAGGGCGGCCCCACGCTGGCGCAGCTCCTCGCGCTGATCGCCGCCGGGACGCTCGATGTCGTCGTGGCACCCCTCGGCACCGGCGTACCCGTGTCCGACGTGGTGCTGCACGACCCCGGTGAGGAGGGGGACGAGGACGCCTGGGCGGCCGCCGGACTGGTGCTGCTCGCGGTCGGGGTGGAGGCCGCCTCGCCCGAGGCGGTCGACGTGCTGCGTGCCGCCGACCGTGCCGGGGCGGCGGCCGTGGTGATGCGGCGCGGTGCGCGGGGGCCCCGGGCGGCGTTGCTGGAGGCGGCCGGGCGCGGGCGTACGGCGTTGCTGACCCGGCGGGCCGGGCAGGGCTGGACCGAGGTGCTCGGGCAGTTGCGGACGGCGCTGGTGCACAGCGTCCCGGACCGGTCCGGGGGCGCGGCCGGGGTGGACGGGCTGCGGCTGGGGGACCTGTCGGGTCTCGCCAACACCGTGGCGGACCTCGTCGGAGGCGCGATCACCATCGAGGACCCGCAGTCGCGGGTGCTGGCCTACTCGCGGATGGACCACGAGCCCGATCCGATGCGCCGGCTCACGATCCTCGGCCAGGAGGTGCCCCGCTGGCGGGTCGTCGAACTGCGCGAGAGCGGCTTCTTCCAGGCGCTGTGGAACACCGACGACGTGGTGCGGCTCCCCGCCGACGAGCGGTACGCCGAACGGCTGGCCGTCGCGGTGCGGCACGGCTCCGAGGTGCTCGGCTCGATCTGGGCGGCGGCCGACGGGCGGCCGCTGGCCGAGGACGCGGTGGCGGCGCTGCGCACGGCCGCCCGCGCCGCGGTCCCGCACCTGTCGCACCACCGGACCTGGGGCCGGGCGGCGGCGTGGGCGCGCGAGGGTTCGGTGCACGCGCTCCTGGCGGGCAGCGGGCAGCCGGCGCACGACGTGGGGATCGTGCGGGGCCGGCCGTACGCCGTGATGGTGGCGGAGGCCCACGACGGCCCGGAACCCGCGCCGGGTGACACCGGGCAGCGGGTGCAGCGGGTCCTCGACGTACTGGCGCTGCGGGCCGCCGCCTACCGCCCGGGGTGTGTGACCGCCAGGTCCGGGCAGCGGCTGTACGTCCTGGTCCCGGCCTCGGACGGCGAGCGGGACCCCGCCCGCACCCTGCTGGCGACGGCCCGTTCGGTGCCCCGGGGCGTGGTGTTCGCCGGAGCCGGGCCCGTGGTGCCGGACCTGGCGGAACTGCCCGCGTCCCGGGACGCCGCGGAGCTGGTGGTGCGAGTGCTCCGGGAGCGCGCCGCGCGCCTGCCCCCTGCCGGGGCCGGGTCGGCGGTGGCGTCGTACGAGGAGGTCGCGGCCGAGGCCGCGGTGCTGCGGCTGCTCGACCGGGTGGAGCCGCTGTGGGAGAAGACGGCGGGGCCGGTGCACGCGATGCTGGAGCACGACCGGTCGCACGGGGCGTGTTACGGCGAGTCCGTCGCCGCGTACCTCGACGCCTTCGGCGACACGGCCGCCGCCGCGCGACACCTCAACGTGCACCCCAATACGCTGCGGTACCGGCTGCGCAGGGCCCGGGAGCTGTTCGGCGTCGACCTGGCCGACCCGGCCGTGCGGCTCCTGGCGGAGATCGGACTGCGCCTCGGGCCCACCCGGCCACGGTCCTGA
- a CDS encoding diaminopimelate decarboxylase has product MSDPSRRSVVQVTSGPAPQRKRAREAALARAVEDGLLGPGTPLVGLLDVDGVLAAVDALNEAFEGPATVHHTFAAKACGLVPVLRLLAEAGMGCEVASPGELEQALAAGFGFDRLVFDSPAKTVEELEFALEHGIAINLDNFQELARVDRLLAGREPAGPIGLRVNPQVGAGAIGAMSTATATSKFGVALRDPGAVDAVIDAFTTRPWLNRLHAHVGSQGCPLPLIARGVGAAYELAERINKQLGQARITGLDIGGGLPVNFDSEDDRPTYTDYVSELRAAAPGLFDGRYTLVTEFGRSLLAKSGTIASVVEYTKSAGGRRIAVTHAGAQVATRTVFMPDSWPLRAGVFDAAGRPKEGPLQVVDIAGPCCFAGDLTASARELPAVEPGDLVALYDTGAYYFSSHFSYNSLPRPAVYGYRTDSAGQVRLAMVREAQSVREVVQESGLVHVDALVALCARGPEQ; this is encoded by the coding sequence ATGAGCGACCCATCACGTAGGAGTGTGGTTCAGGTGACTTCCGGTCCGGCCCCCCAGCGCAAGCGCGCCCGTGAGGCGGCGCTCGCCCGTGCCGTCGAGGACGGACTGCTCGGCCCCGGTACGCCCCTGGTCGGCCTGCTCGACGTCGACGGGGTGCTGGCCGCGGTCGACGCGCTGAACGAGGCGTTCGAGGGGCCGGCCACCGTCCACCACACGTTCGCGGCCAAGGCCTGCGGCCTGGTGCCGGTGCTCCGGCTGCTCGCCGAGGCCGGTATGGGCTGCGAGGTGGCCTCGCCCGGCGAGCTGGAGCAGGCACTCGCCGCGGGATTCGGTTTCGACCGGCTGGTCTTCGACAGCCCCGCGAAGACGGTCGAGGAGCTGGAGTTCGCCCTGGAGCACGGCATCGCGATCAACCTGGACAACTTCCAGGAGCTCGCACGCGTCGACCGGCTGCTGGCCGGCCGCGAGCCCGCCGGGCCCATCGGACTGCGGGTGAATCCCCAGGTCGGGGCCGGTGCCATCGGCGCGATGAGCACGGCCACCGCGACGTCCAAGTTCGGCGTCGCGCTGCGCGACCCGGGAGCCGTCGACGCGGTGATCGACGCCTTCACCACGCGCCCCTGGCTCAACCGCCTGCACGCACACGTCGGTTCCCAGGGCTGCCCGCTGCCACTCATCGCCCGGGGCGTCGGCGCCGCGTACGAACTGGCGGAGCGGATCAACAAGCAGCTGGGGCAGGCCAGGATCACCGGCCTGGACATCGGCGGCGGCCTGCCCGTCAACTTCGACAGCGAGGACGACCGCCCCACCTATACCGACTACGTCAGCGAACTGCGCGCCGCCGCCCCCGGCCTCTTCGACGGCCGCTACACCCTCGTCACCGAGTTCGGCCGCTCGCTGCTCGCGAAGAGCGGCACCATCGCCTCGGTCGTCGAGTACACCAAGTCGGCCGGCGGGCGGCGGATCGCGGTCACCCACGCCGGTGCCCAGGTGGCCACCCGCACCGTCTTCATGCCGGACTCCTGGCCCCTGCGCGCCGGCGTGTTCGACGCGGCGGGGCGCCCCAAGGAAGGGCCGCTCCAGGTCGTGGACATCGCCGGACCGTGCTGCTTCGCCGGTGACCTCACCGCGAGCGCCCGCGAACTCCCGGCCGTCGAGCCCGGGGACCTGGTGGCGCTGTACGACACCGGGGCGTACTACTTCTCGTCCCACTTCTCCTACAACTCCCTGCCCAGACCCGCCGTGTACGGCTACCGCACGGATTCCGCCGGACAGGTCCGCCTCGCCATGGTCCGCGAGGCGCAGAGCGTGCGCGAAGTCGTCCAGGAGAGCGGCCTCGTTCACGTGGACGCGCTCGTCGCCCTGTGCGCGCGGGGGCCGGAGCAATGA
- a CDS encoding M55 family metallopeptidase, protein MTAEAGGGMKRVLISADMEGATGTVSPADVKAGTPRYERFRRLLTQDVNAAVAGFADAGAEGIVVNDAHCGMDNVLIEELDPRAVLIVGRHKPLGMLEGLEEGLDAVAFVGYHTGAGEQGVLAHTYLSHSILGVRVDGEPVGEGGFNALVAAEAGVPVVLVTGDDVTCREAAAYAPGCRTVTVKRAISRHAAVCRTPAVTGADIRREAEAALSAPPPRPTARPAPHVVEVDVDSPHLADRASALSGVEPSGPRTVRMDTPDAMTALRRFRALTWVIGGGREGDWT, encoded by the coding sequence ATGACCGCAGAAGCAGGTGGCGGGATGAAGCGCGTCCTCATATCCGCCGACATGGAAGGGGCGACGGGCACCGTCTCTCCGGCGGACGTCAAGGCCGGGACACCGCGCTACGAACGCTTCCGCCGGCTGCTCACCCAGGACGTCAACGCCGCTGTCGCCGGATTCGCGGACGCCGGCGCGGAGGGGATCGTCGTCAACGACGCGCACTGCGGCATGGACAACGTGCTCATCGAGGAACTCGACCCGCGCGCCGTCCTGATCGTGGGCCGCCACAAGCCGCTCGGCATGCTCGAAGGCCTGGAGGAGGGGCTCGACGCGGTCGCGTTCGTCGGCTACCACACCGGCGCCGGCGAACAGGGCGTCCTCGCGCACACCTACCTCTCGCACAGCATCCTCGGCGTCCGCGTAGACGGCGAGCCCGTCGGAGAGGGCGGGTTCAACGCCCTCGTCGCCGCCGAGGCCGGCGTCCCCGTCGTCCTGGTCACCGGCGACGACGTGACCTGCCGCGAGGCCGCCGCGTACGCGCCCGGCTGCCGGACCGTCACCGTGAAGCGGGCGATCTCCCGGCACGCCGCCGTCTGCCGTACCCCGGCCGTCACGGGCGCCGACATCCGCCGCGAGGCCGAGGCGGCCCTCTCTGCCCCGCCGCCCCGCCCCACCGCGCGCCCCGCCCCGCACGTGGTGGAGGTCGACGTGGACAGCCCGCACCTCGCGGACCGCGCGAGCGCCCTGTCCGGAGTCGAACCCTCCGGCCCCAGGACCGTCCGCATGGACACCCCCGACGCCATGACGGCGCTGCGCCGCTTCCGGGCGCTCACCTGGGTGATCGGCGGCGGTCGCGAGGGCGACTGGACCTGA